One Onychostoma macrolepis isolate SWU-2019 chromosome 10, ASM1243209v1, whole genome shotgun sequence genomic region harbors:
- the phldb2a gene encoding pleckstrin homology-like domain family B member 2 isoform X8 yields MSISTEEPLLDLIESGRGLQVWSATPYLISLGRGFITLIPLTEEISQIGFGDAESPQNVIGADGPGIQPHHCAITNSAGVITLHPNGNMCHLDGVQVTKPTKLTHGCTLCLGKSFFHFNHPEEANHMRNMLPEKTAGPTLSLSTDATKFHSNGGTLVGSSVRGTRSKAELQELMESLQRRKSALEASLKATADRGYLTLSPPPSPQSASSYLQDRPPLSIRVPSPYTPSSSLSMPPSPHHSERPISPVPTQTRARHQSQDSLLLCLPLDGRHPNTANSLLSMWNGCSSSYMTDALPLSRRGPSGAASMPSSPRLGRRLLARDGESTVDPSLRQRKYSTGSLNGLGGHSRSLPRLYRGDAPVLSLPPRRTTKPRRSLPSLEKPPDVTVTANVTSSSRRASLCSVGSAPCLDLGVGERRLSFGKGGLGPGMGPRRGSISSLSGKEELRDYHQRQRDERLREQEVERLERQRLETILCLCSELGRSELGRMETDSGVSAVSDLQKINRELEKLQVSDDESVFSDSAAVSLDSGFLGKGRGEIMTQRQRRLSGHRETRPQSPTTSLRSSVPSPSPHLRSKQVSEDMQLRQEVTRIEEERIQVLNNIEELEQKIRDLDTQMDESIREMEVERALLDGEQEAEVAQLQSDKEMLEQLNEKMANVEKNAQKNQTRDTEALEAETKRFEDLEFQQLEKESRQDEEKETQMQQLLREIAEYQRSVVTRKERLLTLKKQSTQITQQAQREKENFLKEKSNLIYMLQRERENLASLERKYSELTGGQAFPLNPVSMKEHFRSLEERRRSNGSKEGGVLLSDGGMSRRRERQSSGTLNSALNRSLSPKVRQQIRHIGKSHMPLSQSSSCGSVLPRTLSVTSRDLDTRRLLKAGQLFLNDERQRMSEMSNRTVSETNVFLEPFHYMDNGLNFDTMSVDSTESLETSISACSPDNISSASTANVAKIEEMERMLREAQAEKNRLLEHREREMDLRRQALEDERRRREELERRLQEETNRRQKLVEKESRPLTRYLPVRKDDFDLRGHIEAAGHHPETCFHLAITEKTCRGFLVKMGGKIKTWKKRWFVFDRNRRTLAYYADKHETKMKGVIYFQAIEEVYYDHLKNAHKSPNPSLTFSVKTHDRVYYMVAPSPEAMRIWMDVIVTGAEGYTHFLV; encoded by the exons GGTGCACTCTTTGTCTGGGTAAAtcttttttccatttcaacCACCCAGAGGAGGCTAATCACATGAGGAACATGCTGCCAGAAAAGACTGCAGGACCCACACTGTCCCTCAGTACGG ATGCAACAAAGTTTCATTCAAATGGCGGTACATTGGTTGGATCCAGTGTTCGTGGCACACGCTCCAAGGCGGAGCTTCAAGAGTTGATGGAGAGCTTGCAGCGCAGGAAGTCTGCTCTGGAGGCCAGCTTAAAGGCTACTGCAGACCGCGGTTACCTCACTTTGTCCCCACCTCCCAGTCCCCAATCGGCATCATCCTATCTACAGGACCGTCCACCCCTTTCTATACGAGTCCCTTCCCCTTACACACCCTCCAGCAGCTTGAGCATGCCACCATCGCCCCATCACTCAGAGCGGCCCATAAGTCCAGTCCCAACCCAAACTCGTGCCCGACACCAATCACAGGACAGCCTGTTGCTTTGCCTCCCTTTGGACGGGCGACATCCCAACACTGCCAACTCACTCCTTTCTATGTGGAACGGCTGTTCTTCCTCCTACATGACCGATGCTCTTCCTTTATCTCGCCGAGGTCCAAGCGGGGCAGCCAGCATGCCCTCCAGTCCTCGCTTGGGGCGCAGGCTGCTAGCAAGAGATGGGGAGTCGACCGTTGACCCATCGCTCCGCCAAAGGAAATACTCCACTGGATCTCTGAATGGCCTGGGAGGACATAGTCGCTCTCTGCCCAGGTTGTATCGAGGAGACGCTCCGGTGCTTTCTTTGCCACCCCGACGTACCACTAAACCACGCCGCAGCCTTCCATCCTTGGAGAAGCCTCCAGATGTGACCGTGACAGCCAACGTGACCAGCAGTTCTCGCCGGGCCAGCCTCTGTTCCGTGGGCTCTGCCCCATGTTTGGATCTAGGCGTAGGAGAAAGGCGGCTGTCGTTTGGTAAAGGAGGCCTGGGGCCCGGCATGGGGCCGAGGAGGGGCAGTATCAGTTCTCTCAGTGGAAAAGAAGAACTCCGAGATTATCATCAGAGACAAAGAGATGAGAGACTACGAGAACAGGAAGTGGAAAGACTG GAACGTCAGCGTCTCGAGACTATCCTGTGCCTGTGCTCTGAGCTGGGCCGGTCTGAACTGGGCCGGATGGAGACCGACTCTGGTGTCTCAGCCGTATCGGACCTGCAGAAGATCAACCGAGAGCTGGAGAAGCTGCAGGTGTCTGATGACGAATCTGTGTTCTCAGACTCTGCAGCAGTGTCTCTGGACAGCGGCTTTCTGGGTAAGGGTCGCGGAGAGATCATGACCCAGAGACAGCGCAGACTCAGCGGACACAGGGAGACCAGGCCCCAGTCACCCACCACCAGCCTGCGGAGCTCAGTCCCCTCACCCTCTCCACACCTCCGTAGCAAG CAGGTGTCTGAAGACATGCAGctgagacaggaagtgacacGTATTGAAGAGGAGAGGATTCAGGTGCTTAACAACATCGAGGAACTTGAACAGAAGATCAGAGATCTAGACACACAGATGGACGAGTCTATCAGAGAG ATGGAGGTGGAGAGAGCTCTTTTAGACGGGGAGCAGGAGGCAGAAGTGGCTCAGCTACAGAGCGATAAAGAAATGCTGGAACAGCTCAATGAAAAAATGGCCAACGTGGAGAAAAATGCTCAGAAAAATCAAACTCGG GACACTGAAGCTTTGGAAGCGGAAACGAAGCGTTTTGAAGATCTGGAGTTTCAGCAGCTGGAAAAAGAGAGCCGTCAAGATGAAGAGAAGGAGACACAGATGCAGCAACTCCTTAGAGAGATTGCAGAATACCAGAGATCTGTTGTCACTCGCAAG GAGAGGCTACTTACCCTGAAGAAACAGTCAACCCAGATTACCCAGCAGGCACAGCGGGAAAAGGAGAACTTTTTGAAGGAAAAGAGCAACCTCATTTATATGCTGCAAAGG GAACGGGAGAACCTTGCATCTCTGGAAAGGAAGTACTCTGAGCTGACAGGTGGTCAAGCCTTTCCTCTCAACCCTGTGTCCATGAAGGAG CACTTTCGCTCTCTGGAGGAGAGGAGGCGGAGCAATGGCAGTAAAGAGGGCGGAGTTCTGTTGAGTGACGGCGGAATGTCCCGTAGAAGAGAGAGGCAGAGCTCCGGAACCTTAAACTCTGCCCTTAATCGCAGTCTGTCTCCCAAGGTCAGACAACAGATACGGCACATAGGAAAA TCCCATATGCCACTGTCTCAAAGCTCTAGCTGTGGTAGTGTACTCCCCCGCACTCTGTCTGTCACCTCGCGTGACCTGGACACCCGCCGCCTGCTCAAGG CAGGTCAGCTGTTTTTGAATGACGAGAGGCAGAGAATGAGCGAGATGTCAAATAGAACAGTTTCTGAGACAAATGTCTTCCTGGAGCCATTCCACTACATGGATAATGGACTCAACTTTGACACAATGAGTGTGGACAGTACAGAAAGCCTAGAGACCAGCATTTCCGCCTGTTCACCCGACAACATCTCAAG CGCCAGCACAGCTAATGTGGCAAAGATTGAGGAGATGGAGCGTATGCTAAGAGAAGCTCAAGCTGAGAAGAACAGGCTGCTGGAGCACAGG GAGCGGGAGATGGACTTGCGCAGACAGGCTCTTGAAGATGAGAGGAGAAGGAGGGAGGAATTGGAGAGGAGACTGCAGGAAGAGACAAACCGAAGACAGAAACTAGTAGAGAAAGAG TCTCGTCCGTTGACACGATACCTCCCAGTGAGAAAGGATGACTTTGACCTGAGAGGTCACATCGAGGCGGCGGGTCACCATCCTGAAACTTGTTTTCACCTGGCCATCACTGAGAAGACCTGCAGGGGGTTCTTGGTCAAAATGGGTGGGAAAATCAAAACCTGGAAGAAGCGCTGGTTCGTCTTTGACCGAAATCGAAGGACGCTGGCATATTATGCGG ATAAACATGAGACCAAAATGAAGGGTGTTATCTACTTCCAAGCCATCGAGGAAGTGTATTACGACCACCTAAAGAACGCACACAAG AGCCCAAACCCCTCTCTGACGTTTAGCGTGAAGACACATGACCGGGTTTATTACATGGTGGCTCCTTCCCCAGAGGCCATGAGAATCTGGATGGATGTTATCGTCACTGGAGCAGAGGGATATACGCACTTCCTGGTGTGA
- the phldb2a gene encoding pleckstrin homology-like domain family B member 2 isoform X10 gives MRNMLPEKTAGPTLSLSTDATKFHSNGGTLVGSSVRGTRSKAELQELMESLQRRKSALEASLKATADRGYLTLSPPPSPQSASSYLQDRPPLSIRVPSPYTPSSSLSMPPSPHHSERPISPVPTQTRARHQSQDSLLLCLPLDGRHPNTANSLLSMWNGCSSSYMTDALPLSRRGPSGAASMPSSPRLGRRLLARDGESTVDPSLRQRKYSTGSLNGLGGHSRSLPRLYRGDAPVLSLPPRRTTKPRRSLPSLEKPPDVTVTANVTSSSRRASLCSVGSAPCLDLGVGERRLSFGKGGLGPGMGPRRGSISSLSGKEELRDYHQRQRDERLREQEVERLERQRLETILCLCSELGRSELGRMETDSGVSAVSDLQKINRELEKLQVSDDESVFSDSAAVSLDSGFLGKGRGEIMTQRQRRLSGHRETRPQSPTTSLRSSVPSPSPHLRSKQVSEDMQLRQEVTRIEEERIQVLNNIEELEQKIRDLDTQMDESIREMEVERALLDGEQEAEVAQLQSDKEMLEQLNEKMANVEKNAQKNQTRDKALLEAERVKVERLAELISEQKTQLDTCPEALKEQLQNQLSRLWKYLLFLLDTEALEAETKRFEDLEFQQLEKESRQDEEKETQMQQLLREIAEYQRSVVTRKERLLTLKKQSTQITQQAQREKENFLKEKSNLIYMLQRERENLASLERKYSELTGGQAFPLNPVSMKEHFRSLEERRRSNGSKEGGVLLSDGGMSRRRERQSSGTLNSALNRSLSPKVRQQIRHIGKSHMPLSQSSSCGSVLPRTLSVTSRDLDTRRLLKAGQLFLNDERQRMSEMSNRTVSETNVFLEPFHYMDNGLNFDTMSVDSTESLETSISACSPDNISSASTANVAKIEEMERMLREAQAEKNRLLEHREREMDLRRQALEDERRRREELERRLQEETNRRQKLVEKESRPLTRYLPVRKDDFDLRGHIEAAGHHPETCFHLAITEKTCRGFLVKMGGKIKTWKKRWFVFDRNRRTLAYYADKHETKMKGVIYFQAIEEVYYDHLKNAHKSPNPSLTFSVKTHDRVYYMVAPSPEAMRIWMDVIVTGAEGYTHFLV, from the exons ATGAGGAACATGCTGCCAGAAAAGACTGCAGGACCCACACTGTCCCTCAGTACGG ATGCAACAAAGTTTCATTCAAATGGCGGTACATTGGTTGGATCCAGTGTTCGTGGCACACGCTCCAAGGCGGAGCTTCAAGAGTTGATGGAGAGCTTGCAGCGCAGGAAGTCTGCTCTGGAGGCCAGCTTAAAGGCTACTGCAGACCGCGGTTACCTCACTTTGTCCCCACCTCCCAGTCCCCAATCGGCATCATCCTATCTACAGGACCGTCCACCCCTTTCTATACGAGTCCCTTCCCCTTACACACCCTCCAGCAGCTTGAGCATGCCACCATCGCCCCATCACTCAGAGCGGCCCATAAGTCCAGTCCCAACCCAAACTCGTGCCCGACACCAATCACAGGACAGCCTGTTGCTTTGCCTCCCTTTGGACGGGCGACATCCCAACACTGCCAACTCACTCCTTTCTATGTGGAACGGCTGTTCTTCCTCCTACATGACCGATGCTCTTCCTTTATCTCGCCGAGGTCCAAGCGGGGCAGCCAGCATGCCCTCCAGTCCTCGCTTGGGGCGCAGGCTGCTAGCAAGAGATGGGGAGTCGACCGTTGACCCATCGCTCCGCCAAAGGAAATACTCCACTGGATCTCTGAATGGCCTGGGAGGACATAGTCGCTCTCTGCCCAGGTTGTATCGAGGAGACGCTCCGGTGCTTTCTTTGCCACCCCGACGTACCACTAAACCACGCCGCAGCCTTCCATCCTTGGAGAAGCCTCCAGATGTGACCGTGACAGCCAACGTGACCAGCAGTTCTCGCCGGGCCAGCCTCTGTTCCGTGGGCTCTGCCCCATGTTTGGATCTAGGCGTAGGAGAAAGGCGGCTGTCGTTTGGTAAAGGAGGCCTGGGGCCCGGCATGGGGCCGAGGAGGGGCAGTATCAGTTCTCTCAGTGGAAAAGAAGAACTCCGAGATTATCATCAGAGACAAAGAGATGAGAGACTACGAGAACAGGAAGTGGAAAGACTG GAACGTCAGCGTCTCGAGACTATCCTGTGCCTGTGCTCTGAGCTGGGCCGGTCTGAACTGGGCCGGATGGAGACCGACTCTGGTGTCTCAGCCGTATCGGACCTGCAGAAGATCAACCGAGAGCTGGAGAAGCTGCAGGTGTCTGATGACGAATCTGTGTTCTCAGACTCTGCAGCAGTGTCTCTGGACAGCGGCTTTCTGGGTAAGGGTCGCGGAGAGATCATGACCCAGAGACAGCGCAGACTCAGCGGACACAGGGAGACCAGGCCCCAGTCACCCACCACCAGCCTGCGGAGCTCAGTCCCCTCACCCTCTCCACACCTCCGTAGCAAG CAGGTGTCTGAAGACATGCAGctgagacaggaagtgacacGTATTGAAGAGGAGAGGATTCAGGTGCTTAACAACATCGAGGAACTTGAACAGAAGATCAGAGATCTAGACACACAGATGGACGAGTCTATCAGAGAG ATGGAGGTGGAGAGAGCTCTTTTAGACGGGGAGCAGGAGGCAGAAGTGGCTCAGCTACAGAGCGATAAAGAAATGCTGGAACAGCTCAATGAAAAAATGGCCAACGTGGAGAAAAATGCTCAGAAAAATCAAACTCGG GACAAAGCCCTGTTGGAGGCAGAGAGAGTTAAAGTAGAGAGGCTAGCTGAGCTGATCTCAGAGCAGAAGACCCAGTTGGACACCTGTCCTGAAGCACTGAAGGAGCAGCTCCAGAATCAGCTATCCAGG CTCTGGAAATACCTTTTGTTCTTGTTG GACACTGAAGCTTTGGAAGCGGAAACGAAGCGTTTTGAAGATCTGGAGTTTCAGCAGCTGGAAAAAGAGAGCCGTCAAGATGAAGAGAAGGAGACACAGATGCAGCAACTCCTTAGAGAGATTGCAGAATACCAGAGATCTGTTGTCACTCGCAAG GAGAGGCTACTTACCCTGAAGAAACAGTCAACCCAGATTACCCAGCAGGCACAGCGGGAAAAGGAGAACTTTTTGAAGGAAAAGAGCAACCTCATTTATATGCTGCAAAGG GAACGGGAGAACCTTGCATCTCTGGAAAGGAAGTACTCTGAGCTGACAGGTGGTCAAGCCTTTCCTCTCAACCCTGTGTCCATGAAGGAG CACTTTCGCTCTCTGGAGGAGAGGAGGCGGAGCAATGGCAGTAAAGAGGGCGGAGTTCTGTTGAGTGACGGCGGAATGTCCCGTAGAAGAGAGAGGCAGAGCTCCGGAACCTTAAACTCTGCCCTTAATCGCAGTCTGTCTCCCAAGGTCAGACAACAGATACGGCACATAGGAAAA TCCCATATGCCACTGTCTCAAAGCTCTAGCTGTGGTAGTGTACTCCCCCGCACTCTGTCTGTCACCTCGCGTGACCTGGACACCCGCCGCCTGCTCAAGG CAGGTCAGCTGTTTTTGAATGACGAGAGGCAGAGAATGAGCGAGATGTCAAATAGAACAGTTTCTGAGACAAATGTCTTCCTGGAGCCATTCCACTACATGGATAATGGACTCAACTTTGACACAATGAGTGTGGACAGTACAGAAAGCCTAGAGACCAGCATTTCCGCCTGTTCACCCGACAACATCTCAAG CGCCAGCACAGCTAATGTGGCAAAGATTGAGGAGATGGAGCGTATGCTAAGAGAAGCTCAAGCTGAGAAGAACAGGCTGCTGGAGCACAGG GAGCGGGAGATGGACTTGCGCAGACAGGCTCTTGAAGATGAGAGGAGAAGGAGGGAGGAATTGGAGAGGAGACTGCAGGAAGAGACAAACCGAAGACAGAAACTAGTAGAGAAAGAG TCTCGTCCGTTGACACGATACCTCCCAGTGAGAAAGGATGACTTTGACCTGAGAGGTCACATCGAGGCGGCGGGTCACCATCCTGAAACTTGTTTTCACCTGGCCATCACTGAGAAGACCTGCAGGGGGTTCTTGGTCAAAATGGGTGGGAAAATCAAAACCTGGAAGAAGCGCTGGTTCGTCTTTGACCGAAATCGAAGGACGCTGGCATATTATGCGG ATAAACATGAGACCAAAATGAAGGGTGTTATCTACTTCCAAGCCATCGAGGAAGTGTATTACGACCACCTAAAGAACGCACACAAG AGCCCAAACCCCTCTCTGACGTTTAGCGTGAAGACACATGACCGGGTTTATTACATGGTGGCTCCTTCCCCAGAGGCCATGAGAATCTGGATGGATGTTATCGTCACTGGAGCAGAGGGATATACGCACTTCCTGGTGTGA